A section of the Labrus mixtus chromosome 15, fLabMix1.1, whole genome shotgun sequence genome encodes:
- the LOC132989316 gene encoding deoxynucleoside triphosphate triphosphohydrolase SAMHD1-like translates to MELHPLLIKIIDTPQFQRLRFIKQLGGVYFVYPGASHNRFEHSIGVGYLAGKLAEDLRSRQPELKISDEDVLCVQIAGLCHDLGHGPFSHLYDGMFLPKALEKKEEMRRNGELGEEEKLEEWKHEKGSCDMLDHLVKENNIKPAMDMYGLIPEKDIRFIKEMIAGPLQESKSKKWPYKGRPEEKSFLYEIVSNKKNGVDVDKFDYLARIAEAFLKADGHIEIEGSGGRMFTLSTAFKNMEAYTKLTDNVFEEILNSSRPELQESRQILQNIISRKIYKFVGERKPEDPIEDWKSQKSVWKEELAQPLPDEEEINLTPEDFEILVINMDYGMKEEDPVEYMHFYSKYEPDVAKSMSIENASRIGTKKVSEQLIKVFCKKIDEQSVEAAKKHFEQWVKTKPNLFGSEGNLSDPPAVDTKEITKQHE, encoded by the exons ATGGAGTTACACCCACTCCTCATCAAGATCATTGACACACCTCAGTTCCAGAGACTTCGATTCATAAAGCAGCTTGGAGGTGTCTACTTTGTTTACCCCGGAGCGTCTCACAACCGCTTTGAACACTCGATCGG GGTGGGATACTTAGCAGGAAAACTTGCTGAGGATCTCAGGTCAAGGCAGCCGGAACTCAAGATCTCTGACGAAGACGTCCTTTGTGTTCAGATTGCTGGCCTCTGTCATGACCTGG GTCATGGACCCTTTTCCCATCTGTATGATGGAATGTTCCTCCCCAAAGCACTggaaaagaaggaagaaatGAGAAGAAATGGGGAAttgggagaagaggagaaattGGAGGAATGGAAG CATGAAAAGGGCTCTTGTGACATGCTAGACCACCTGGTGAAAGAGAATAATATTAAACCAGCGATGGATATGTATGGACTGATCCCTGAAAAAGACATAAGATTCATTAAGGAGATGATTGCTGGACCTCTACAGGAATCTAAAAGCAAGAAG TGGCCGTACAAAGGGCGCCCAGAAGAAAAGTCCTTCCTCTACGAAATTgtgtccaacaaaaaaaacggcGTTGATGTGGACAAGTTTGACTACTTGGCCAG GATTGCAGAGGCTTTTTTGAAAGCAGACGGTCACATTGAGATTG AAGGATCAGGAGGGAGGATGTTCACTCTCTCTACAGCCTTTAAGAACATGGAGGCCTACACAAAGCTCACAG ACAACGTGTTTGAGGAAATACTCAACTCTTCCCGTCCTGAGTTACAAGAGTCGAGGCAGATTCTGCAAAACATCATCTCTCGAAAGATCTACAAGTTTGTTGGTGAGAGAAAGCCAGAGGACCCCATCGAGGATTGGAAA AGCCAGAAATCTGTCTGGAAAGAAGAATTGGCTCAACCCCTCCCTGACGAGGAAGAAATCAACCTGACACCAGAGGACTTTGAAATcctg GTCATTAACATGGACTACGGCATGAAAGAAGAGGACCCTGTTGAATATATGCATTTCTACAGCAAATATGAGCCTGATGTGGCAAAGTCAATGTCCATAGAAAAT GCATCCAGGATTGGAACAAAGAAAGTTTCTGAGCAGCTGATCAAGGTCTTCTGTAAGAAGATTGATGAACAGAGTGTGGAGGCTGccaaaaagcactttgaacagTG GGTGAAGACGAAGCCAAATCTGTTTGGATCTGAGGGTAATTTGAGCGATCCTCCTGCAGTTGACACCAAGGAAATTACCAAACAACATGAATAA
- the LOC132989557 gene encoding deoxynucleoside triphosphate triphosphohydrolase SAMHD1-like, with protein sequence MVGFCRGKMASPSKKAKKPITKVLNDPIHGHMELHPLLIEIIDTPQFQRLRFIKQLGGVYSVYPGASHNRFEHSIGVGYLAGKLAEALRSRQKLKITDRDVLCVQIAGLCHDLGHGPFSHLYDGMFLPKALEKKEEMRRNGELGEEDKLEEWKHEKGSCDMLDHLVEQNNLKPAMKKYGLIPEKDMTFIKEMIAGPLHESKSEKASSPHYVIQKSDKILYEYNIREDKTLFIPQRAEKSKDSQKRAHSAQDEKGYCDIINTLVELIDLEKVMMEKYKLKREDVKNIKEMIAGQESKSKKEQSKLEQEMKKKYKLKPEDLKIIKEKIAEGKKWPYKGRKEEKSFLYEIVSNKKNGVDVDKFDYLARDSSYLGIKNNFDFHRFMQFARVCKVEGRNTICTRDKEEGHMYDLFYTRHCLHKRACQHRVSQILQEMIAEAFLKADDYIQIEGSGGRMFTLSTAFKNMEAYTKLTDNVFEEILNSSSPELQEAREILQNIVSRKIYKFVGERKPKKTIKDWKNLKLEKKWKKTLAQPLPDKEEDNLTPEDFEIQVINMDYGMKDKNPVEHMHFYSKYEPDVAKPMSIENASRIGTTIYSEQLIRVFCKKIDEQSVEAARQHFEQWKFKM encoded by the exons ATGGTTGGTTTTTG TCGGGGCAAAATGGCAAGTCCgagcaaaaaggcaaaaaa ACCGATCACCAAG gTGTTAAATGATCCCATCCATGGTCACATGGAGTTACACCCACTCCTCATCGAGATCATTGACACACCTCAGTTCCAGAGACTTCGATTCATAAAGCAGCTTGGAGGTGTCTACTCAGTTTACCCCGGAGCATCTCACAACCGCTTTGAACACTCGATCGG GGTGGGATACTTAGCAGGAAAACTTGCTGAGGCTCTCAGGTCGAGGCAGAAACTCAAGATCACTGACAGAGACGTCCTTTGTGTTCAGATTGCTGGCCTCTGTCATGACCTGG GTCATGGACCCTTTTCCCATCTGTATGATGGAATGTTCCTCCCCAAAGCACTggaaaagaaggaagaaatGAGAAGAAATGGGGAATTGGGAGAAGAGGACAAATTGGAGGAATGGAAG CATGAAAAGGGCTCTTGTGACATGCTAGACCACCTGGTGGAACAGAATAATCTTAAACCAGCGATGAAGAAGTATGGACTGATCCCTGAAAAAGACATGACATTCATTAAGGAGATGATTGCTGGACCTCTACATGAATCTAAAAGCGAGAAGGCAAGTTCACCTCATTATGTTATTCAGAAGTCGGATAAGATACTGTATGAATATAACATAAGAGaagataaaactttattcatcccacaacgGGCAGAAAAGAGCAAGGATAGCCAAAAAAGAGCACACAGTGCACAA GATGAAAAGGGCTATTGTGACATAATTAACACCCTGGTGGAACTGATTGATCTTGAAAAAGTGATGATGGAGAAGTATAAACTGAAACGTGAAGATGTGAAAAACATTAAGGAGATGATTGCTGGACAGGAATCTAAAAGCAAGAAG gaaCAGAGTAAGCTTGAacaagagatgaagaagaaatacaaaCTGAAACCTGAAGATTTGAAAATCATTAAGGAGAAGATTGCTGAAGGCAAGAAG TGGCCGTACAAAGGGCGTAAAGAAGAAAAGTCCTTCCTCTACGAAATTgtgtccaacaaaaaaaacggcGTTGATGTGGACAAGTTTGACTACTTGGCCAG GGACTCTTCCTACCTGGGGATCAAGAACAACTTTGACTTTCATCGCTTCATGCAGTTTGCCAGAGTGTGTAAGGTTGAAGGCAGGAACACTATCTGCACCAGAGACAAG GAGGAGGGCCATATGTACGACTTGTTCTACACAAGACACTGTCTCCACAAAAGAGCCTGTCAGCACAGAGTAAGCCAAATCTTACAAGAAAT GATTGCAGAGGCTTTTTTGAAAGCAGACGActacattcagattgaaggatCAGGAGGGAGGATGTTCACTCTCTCTACAGCCTTTAAGAACATGGAGGCCTACACAAAGCTCACAG ACAACGTGTTTGAGGAAATACTCAACTCTTCCAGTCCTGAGTTACAAGAGGCAAGAGAGATTCTGCAAAATATTGTCTCTCGAAAGATCTACAAGTTTGTTGGTGAGAGAAAGCCAAAGAAGACCATCAAGGATTGGAAA AACctgaagctggaaaaaaaatggaaaaaaacattggcTCAACCCCTCCCTGACAAGGAAGAAGACAACCTGACACCAGAGGACTTTGAAatccag GTCATTAACATGGACTACGGCATGAAAGACAAGAACCCTGTCGAACATATGCATTTCTACAGCAAATATGAGCCTGACGTGGCAAAGCCAATGTCCATAGAAAAT GCATCCAGGATTGGCACAACGATCTATTCTGAGCAGCTGATCAGGGTCTTCTGTAAGAAGATTGATGAACAGAGTGTGGAGGCTGCCAGACAGCACTTTGAACAGTG